The window GACAAAAGCTGGGTTTTATCGCCGATTTCGGCAATGGCAACAGCAACGGAAGAGGTCAGGAAGGCTGAGTGAGCGAAGGTGTCGTTCAGAGCCGGCAGGCTAATCAGGGTATCAGTCATGTTTATAGTCCGGGCGGAGATCGTTAACCAAAGACAAACGGCACGATGCCGCCCTGGTCATCCTGCTGTTTGTCTCAGGTCTCATCAAACCATCGTGAGATGGTCGCCGGTGCCATGAGCATGAGGCTCAATTATGTTGACACGGGCGCCGCTGACTTTATGGGTCAGGGCAGATTACTCCCCCAAGAGCGCGGCGATTATAACGGCTTAGGCGGCATAAGTCACCCCGTAAGACGTTATGGTGTTCTTTGTCAAAACAACAAAAAAAACTGATCCAGAAGAATAATTTTTTTCAATTTACCACAGCCGGAACTGGTGAAATTATGCCGCCGTTTTCGCCCCGGTGCCTTTGCCGGTAAGGGGTGGGCAGTATCTGAACATCTGAGGTGGGTATGAGTCAGCCACAAGACTACGAAGATTTTGACGATCTCGACGACCAGCCACAATCCCGCAGCAAGCCCAAAGGACGCAGTGTCGATTACGATAAAAAACGTCGTCGCGCCGAGCGTATTCTGGAGCAGGCACGTCTGCGCGATTTGCTGGGCTTCGATATCGATTATCAGGACTGAGCGCGCAACGCGCCGATTTCCTTCCTCCGGGGTGTAACTTCTCTTGCACCCCTTTTTCTAACCGTGCTTTCATCGGCTTTTCAATCTGTAGCAGCTCTGCGGGGTATCCATGAGCGACCGTACCGCCTTTCTCGATATTTTAAAAAGTCTGCTGCGCAGCCCTTCGGTGGTCGGCGCGGAGCATTCCTTTTTCCGCGTATTGCAGCGCGAACTGGAAGAGCGCGGGGCGCAGGTAACCTGGTACGAAGGCGTGCTGGTCGCGCAGGGCAAAGATCCGATGAGCCTGATGTTTTCGGCCCACATCGACCGTCACGGTCTGGTCTGTACCGGCCCGAACGAATTTCAGTACGCGGCCTTTGTCTCCGGCGGACGTTCCGATCTGCTGGGTAACTCGGTGTCGGAAGAACTGATGAAAATGATCGTCGACCGTTTCGGCGATGTCGGGGTGTTTGCCTATGAGCCCTGGTCCGGCGCTTACCGTGGGCGTGGCAAAATCGAGCGGACCTATATCTGTCCGCACCGCAATAACCTGATTTTTGAGCTGTCCGGTATGGAACATCTGGTGGCGGGGACGCCGGTGGCTTTCCGCGATCAGCTGCGTATCGAAAATGGCCGTTATCTGGGCCAGCTCGATAACGTACTGACCGCCGCCATGCTGGTGTATTTATTTGAGCTGGGATTTCAGGGCACCGCCTTTTTTACCGCACAGGAAGAAGCCGGACGCAGCTGGCGTTATCTGCTTGAATGGTTCCGCCGCTTTGGTGGTTCAACCAACCAGCTGGTGGTGGTGGATACCAGCCCGTATCCGGATGTCCCGGCGGCTAATGAGCAGTTGCTGGTGTTACGTCATTGCGATGCCAACGCTTCCTTTAATGTGGAGTTAACCAACCGGCTGGCGGAAAAATGCAAAAGACTGGGCATCCGTTACAGCTTTAAAGACGACTATATCCGCCGTCAGAACGAGGAAAACGCCCGTCAGGGTATTGCTGCCAAATCCATGGGCAGTACCGAGATGGGGCGTATTATTGCGGCTTCTAACGGTCTGGTAGATGGCACCACATTGCAGATTCCGACCACGGGCTATCACACCATGGACGAAAGTGCGGG of the Thalassolituus hydrocarboniclasticus genome contains:
- a CDS encoding PA3496 family putative envelope integrity protein, which produces MSQPQDYEDFDDLDDQPQSRSKPKGRSVDYDKKRRRAERILEQARLRDLLGFDIDYQD
- a CDS encoding peptidase M42, whose translation is MSDRTAFLDILKSLLRSPSVVGAEHSFFRVLQRELEERGAQVTWYEGVLVAQGKDPMSLMFSAHIDRHGLVCTGPNEFQYAAFVSGGRSDLLGNSVSEELMKMIVDRFGDVGVFAYEPWSGAYRGRGKIERTYICPHRNNLIFELSGMEHLVAGTPVAFRDQLRIENGRYLGQLDNVLTAAMLVYLFELGFQGTAFFTAQEEAGRSWRYLLEWFRRFGGSTNQLVVVDTSPYPDVPAANEQLLVLRHCDANASFNVELTNRLAEKCKRLGIRYSFKDDYIRRQNEENARQGIAAKSMGSTEMGRIIAASNGLVDGTTLQIPTTGYHTMDESAGVEACDAFLRVLCAMAGLRYPFWTYDPMA